In Limibacter armeniacum, a single window of DNA contains:
- the nspC gene encoding carboxynorspermidine decarboxylase — protein MIEKVIDQIPSPCYVVEEQLLHNNLRTLDMVQKATGAKIILALKGFATYHTFDLVKKYLPGVTSSSLNEAKLGKYEFGGEVHAYSPVYLPNEIDEMLDIASHITFNSLNEWERHKEKTMAKGVEAALRINPEYSEVETDLYNPCVIGSRLGVRAEQIGDELPEGIVGLHFHTLCENGADTLERTLQAVEEKFGHLLHQAKWLNMGGGHAITRKGYDIELLISLISNLKDNYNLDIILEPGSAVGWETGPLVATVLDVVENQGTTTAMLDTSFAAHMPDTLEMPYKPRIREAIEGGEFKYNMGGTTCLAGDFMAGYAFDKPLEVGQKIIFEDMIHYTMVKTTTFNGVNLPNIGIMKEDGTFEVLKTFGYEEYKSRL, from the coding sequence ATGATAGAAAAAGTTATAGACCAAATTCCTAGTCCATGTTATGTAGTGGAGGAGCAATTACTCCACAACAACCTAAGAACATTGGACATGGTACAGAAGGCAACCGGAGCGAAGATCATCTTGGCACTGAAAGGTTTTGCCACTTACCATACATTTGATCTTGTCAAGAAATATTTGCCTGGTGTTACGTCAAGCTCACTGAACGAGGCCAAACTTGGCAAGTATGAGTTTGGAGGAGAGGTACACGCTTACAGCCCTGTTTACCTGCCGAATGAGATTGACGAAATGCTGGATATCGCAAGCCATATCACTTTCAACTCATTGAATGAGTGGGAACGCCACAAGGAGAAAACCATGGCGAAAGGCGTAGAGGCTGCATTGCGTATCAACCCAGAGTACTCTGAAGTAGAAACGGATTTGTACAACCCTTGTGTAATTGGTTCAAGACTTGGCGTAAGGGCTGAGCAGATCGGAGATGAGCTTCCTGAGGGAATTGTCGGTTTGCATTTCCATACATTATGTGAAAATGGTGCTGACACTTTGGAGCGAACGCTTCAAGCTGTAGAAGAGAAATTCGGTCACTTGCTGCATCAGGCAAAATGGTTGAATATGGGAGGTGGTCATGCCATTACCCGAAAAGGCTATGATATCGAGCTATTGATTTCTCTAATCAGCAACCTGAAAGATAATTACAACTTGGACATCATTCTTGAGCCAGGAAGTGCTGTAGGTTGGGAGACAGGTCCATTGGTTGCTACTGTATTGGACGTTGTAGAAAACCAAGGCACAACCACTGCCATGTTGGATACATCTTTTGCGGCACATATGCCTGATACACTGGAGATGCCTTATAAGCCAAGAATCAGAGAAGCCATAGAAGGAGGTGAGTTCAAGTATAATATGGGTGGAACTACATGTCTGGCTGGAGACTTTATGGCAGGTTATGCTTTTGATAAACCGCTTGAAGTTGGACAAAAAATCATATTTGAGGATATGATCCACTATACGATGGTAAAGACTACCACCTTTAATGGAGTAAACTTGCCTAATATCGGTATTATGAAGGAAGACGGTACTTTTGAGGTGCTGAAGACTTTCGGGTACGAGGAGTATAAAAGCAGGTTATAA
- a CDS encoding tetratricopeptide repeat protein, with the protein MKETIRLILIIGFVALQGCVSSSKMIKKANELERAGSACQAIDQYLYKLADKPSAERDRALYKIGYVCVESYLEQSREYSNAGASIESLEQAYAIAERAKSRLENINRQFGVSLKWKAVDQKHIDDLYARITEDYYQRAMSYYKQGAYQQAYEAFEDVIAREPSYKEAVKYKNTSYDNVTAKHYEQAMYYFDAKKYEDAEEAFAVVTGRDPSYRDAQELYVFSYDQVTQNRYDAAMGYFDAQSYRKAYPLFSWVKSRERNEKYPRLDSLMQQCIDRGSVGVYISSAYPALTNRVYSDLVSDIDNPFIRFENAEAKADYSVIVSLDYHVDGARPIIKKREAYKIDHWVEKHRVMQSDSTYKTVEKTYYKAVRPVTYMHFYGTKEVRCKVSYAVRGTNIYQEFEGVSEESLDCYTYTGDLSLNSLSDRKINKTSDKIRPSSSWKRMFEGRPSFSKTDDMKEDALNIIYKRVVDDLYQDIVTLIEVE; encoded by the coding sequence ATGAAGGAAACTATACGACTGATTTTAATCATTGGCTTTGTTGCACTGCAAGGATGTGTCAGCAGCTCGAAGATGATCAAGAAAGCCAATGAGCTGGAAAGAGCAGGAAGTGCTTGTCAAGCGATTGACCAATATTTATACAAACTGGCTGATAAGCCTAGTGCTGAACGAGATCGTGCATTATACAAAATTGGTTACGTTTGTGTTGAGTCTTATTTGGAGCAAAGTAGGGAGTACAGCAATGCAGGTGCTTCTATTGAGTCTCTGGAGCAGGCATATGCGATTGCCGAAAGAGCCAAAAGCAGACTTGAGAATATCAACAGACAGTTTGGTGTATCTTTGAAGTGGAAAGCTGTAGACCAAAAGCATATTGATGACTTGTATGCTCGTATTACAGAAGATTATTATCAAAGAGCAATGAGCTACTATAAGCAAGGAGCTTATCAGCAAGCTTACGAAGCCTTTGAAGATGTAATTGCACGTGAACCTTCTTACAAGGAAGCTGTCAAGTATAAAAACACCAGTTATGATAATGTCACAGCAAAGCATTACGAGCAGGCTATGTATTACTTTGATGCAAAGAAATACGAAGATGCTGAAGAAGCATTTGCTGTAGTAACTGGTAGAGACCCATCTTATAGAGATGCACAGGAACTGTATGTGTTTAGCTACGATCAAGTAACACAAAACAGATACGATGCAGCAATGGGCTACTTCGATGCTCAAAGCTACAGAAAAGCTTACCCATTGTTCAGTTGGGTGAAAAGTAGAGAAAGAAATGAAAAATACCCAAGACTGGATTCATTGATGCAGCAGTGTATTGATAGAGGTAGTGTTGGTGTTTATATTTCATCTGCATACCCTGCCTTGACTAACAGGGTTTACAGTGATCTTGTAAGTGACATTGATAATCCATTTATCAGGTTTGAAAATGCTGAAGCCAAAGCTGACTACAGCGTGATTGTTTCTTTGGACTACCATGTGGATGGCGCAAGACCAATCATTAAGAAGCGAGAAGCATACAAGATTGATCACTGGGTAGAAAAGCACAGGGTAATGCAATCAGACAGTACTTACAAGACGGTTGAGAAGACTTACTATAAAGCAGTAAGACCTGTTACATACATGCACTTCTACGGAACCAAAGAGGTGAGATGTAAAGTATCTTACGCAGTAAGAGGAACGAATATTTATCAGGAATTTGAAGGGGTTAGCGAAGAGTCTCTTGACTGTTATACCTATACTGGAGACTTGTCACTTAACAGTCTTTCTGATAGAAAAATCAATAAGACGAGTGATAAGATTAGACCATCGTCTTCATGGAAAAGAATGTTTGAAGGAAGACCTTCATTTTCGAAGACTGATGATATGAAAGAAGATGCACTTAACATTATCTACAAGAGAGTCGTTGATGACCTTTATCAGGATATTGTAACCTTGATTGAAGTAGAATAA
- a CDS encoding acyl-CoA-binding protein — translation MASEAFVNAQKKVNTLDSKPSNEALLKLYALYKQATEGNVNTERPGGFDFKGNAKWDAWKKMEGISQEDAEAKYIAFVDELVDNQ, via the coding sequence ATGGCTTCAGAAGCATTTGTGAACGCACAGAAAAAAGTCAACACCCTTGACAGCAAACCATCAAACGAGGCATTGCTTAAACTTTATGCTCTTTATAAGCAAGCAACAGAAGGTAATGTAAATACGGAACGCCCTGGTGGTTTTGACTTCAAAGGAAACGCCAAATGGGATGCATGGAAAAAAATGGAAGGAATCAGCCAAGAAGATGCTGAAGCAAAATACATTGCTTTTGTAGATGAATTGGTAGACAACCAATAA
- a CDS encoding acyltransferase family protein, translating into MKHIQYFPGLNALRFIAAYLVVLHHAESVKLGRGFFHLHDYTLFSLGGLSVTFFFVLSGFLISYLLFKELEKKNDVSVRKFYMRRVLRIWPLYFLMVLTGLVIVPTALTMLGADYQLPYDPGEVAWMYVLFLPFAVNALFGHTILYPLWSIGVEEVFYITWAPIVKFFSKYLINIFIGIIIIRLSLDYYFTFIDPTHPFVASLVRQLQIDAMAFGGLGAYFIYHTQKSISSMQLFTKKWQLILFAVIVVRCTCHNFLMNDTSVGGFIYQVFFATPVFSSLFTYFLFLWMIINVSLNVKTLFRLEHPIMNKLGDISYGIYMYHLTIVFAIVFVLGDFLAGLPTAVGFILYHLMVIVSVISVSYLSKTYFEDQFLKLKGKFSFDKHDEKKATVNAAKQSM; encoded by the coding sequence ATGAAACACATTCAATACTTCCCTGGCCTCAATGCGCTCAGGTTTATTGCTGCCTACCTGGTGGTTTTGCATCACGCTGAAAGTGTGAAACTAGGTAGAGGCTTCTTTCACCTGCATGATTATACACTTTTCAGCCTTGGAGGTCTTTCCGTTACTTTTTTCTTTGTCCTAAGCGGGTTTCTGATTTCCTATCTACTGTTCAAAGAGCTTGAAAAGAAAAATGATGTATCGGTACGGAAGTTTTATATGAGGAGGGTATTACGAATCTGGCCTCTATACTTTCTGATGGTACTGACTGGTTTGGTGATAGTCCCGACTGCTTTGACCATGTTGGGTGCCGATTACCAATTGCCTTATGACCCTGGCGAGGTGGCATGGATGTATGTTTTGTTCTTGCCATTTGCTGTGAATGCTCTTTTTGGACATACGATACTATACCCTTTGTGGTCAATAGGAGTTGAAGAAGTCTTTTATATCACATGGGCGCCAATCGTTAAGTTCTTTTCAAAATACCTGATCAATATTTTTATAGGAATCATCATTATCAGGCTTTCACTGGATTACTATTTTACTTTTATAGATCCGACTCACCCATTTGTAGCCTCTTTGGTAAGGCAACTTCAGATCGATGCGATGGCTTTTGGTGGATTGGGAGCCTATTTTATCTATCATACCCAGAAGAGCATTTCTTCGATGCAGCTATTTACTAAGAAGTGGCAGTTGATATTGTTTGCCGTAATTGTAGTGCGATGTACATGTCACAACTTCCTGATGAATGATACTTCTGTAGGTGGTTTTATCTATCAAGTGTTCTTTGCTACCCCTGTCTTTTCATCTCTGTTTACCTATTTCCTTTTCTTATGGATGATCATCAATGTTTCTTTGAATGTGAAAACACTGTTCAGACTTGAGCATCCAATTATGAATAAGTTGGGAGATATTTCCTATGGTATTTATATGTACCACCTGACGATTGTTTTTGCGATCGTATTTGTATTGGGAGATTTTCTGGCAGGATTGCCTACAGCAGTTGGGTTTATACTTTATCACTTAATGGTTATCGTATCAGTTATTTCGGTATCCTATCTGTCTAAAACATATTTTGAAGACCAGTTCCTGAAATTGAAAGGCAAGTTCTCATTTGATAAGCATGATGAGAAAAAAGCTACAGTAAATGCAGCAAAACAGTCAATGTAA
- a CDS encoding DUF2147 domain-containing protein has protein sequence MNDDKKELIEGLWLTGAKDAHVHVWIGEDDRAYGKVAWMERDANKDGSKPRVDELNPKKDLRSRTLEGLVILDGFQYKGDGEWEEGKVYDPDTGNTYSGTIKNNGPNVLKMHGYVGIKLFGRSENWIRIDD, from the coding sequence ATGAACGACGACAAAAAAGAACTGATCGAAGGACTTTGGCTGACAGGAGCAAAAGACGCACATGTACATGTCTGGATTGGCGAAGATGACAGAGCTTACGGTAAAGTAGCTTGGATGGAAAGAGATGCCAACAAGGACGGTTCAAAACCAAGAGTGGACGAACTTAACCCTAAAAAAGACTTGAGAAGCCGTACACTGGAAGGTCTGGTCATTTTGGATGGATTCCAATACAAAGGTGATGGAGAATGGGAAGAGGGAAAAGTGTATGATCCGGACACAGGCAATACATACAGTGGAACAATCAAGAATAATGGCCCCAACGTCCTGAAGATGCACGGTTATGTAGGTATCAAATTATTTGGAAGGTCAGAAAACTGGATTCGTATTGATGATTAA
- a CDS encoding AMP-dependent synthetase/ligase, with protein sequence MRQVVTKHFAQALRDKAAQYGQRAALKFKEYGEGEWISMSWDEMLDKVNRVSKALLDFGIETQQKVGIFSQNMPEWSLVDFATLSIRGVVVPIYATSTAPQADYIINDAEINILFVGDQEQYDIAHSLLSTNEHLKKVIVFDDRTDLKSCPDAEYFKDFIKKGDSPEHDTVLQSKLSAIQEDDMVTLIYTSGTTGEPKGVMLDNANFNACIEMHEDRLNVNDTDTSIAFLPLSHIFERAWTYYMFYKGVINHYNLFPTNIKETLEEIRPTLICSVPRLYEKIYGTVYAKLETASPVKKALFNWAVNTGKKVVATKQKGQTPSGFLNMQYNLADKLVLSKIRIATGLENAKFLPCAGSKLSEEINYFLHAIGFNLKYGYGLSETCATVSCFDDHNYRLGTVGMPLKGIEIKLGENNEILVKSPTIMRGYYNKPEATAEVFEGEWFRTGDAGEIDEKGNLIFIERLKDLMKTAGGKYIAPQVVETTIGSDQYVEQIAIIGDERKFVSALIVPAFETLESYAKEAGIAFKDRVELIRNAEVIKLFENRINDLQKNLARFEQVKKFTLLPKEFTIENGEITPTLKIRRKTILQNFSSEIEAMYI encoded by the coding sequence ATGCGACAAGTAGTGACCAAGCACTTTGCTCAGGCATTAAGAGATAAAGCTGCACAATACGGACAAAGAGCTGCCTTGAAATTCAAGGAGTATGGTGAAGGAGAATGGATTTCCATGTCATGGGATGAAATGCTAGATAAGGTTAACAGGGTTTCTAAAGCCCTACTTGACTTTGGCATTGAGACACAGCAAAAAGTTGGGATATTCTCACAGAACATGCCGGAATGGTCACTTGTCGACTTTGCTACTTTAAGTATCAGAGGCGTAGTAGTACCTATCTACGCAACAAGTACAGCTCCTCAAGCAGACTATATCATCAACGATGCAGAGATCAATATCCTGTTTGTTGGAGATCAGGAGCAGTACGACATTGCTCATTCATTACTCTCTACAAATGAGCATCTGAAAAAGGTGATCGTATTTGATGACCGTACAGACCTGAAGTCATGTCCTGACGCTGAGTACTTCAAGGACTTTATCAAAAAAGGAGACAGTCCTGAGCATGACACTGTACTTCAGTCAAAGTTGTCAGCCATCCAAGAAGATGACATGGTAACGTTGATTTACACTTCTGGCACCACTGGTGAACCTAAAGGTGTTATGTTGGACAATGCCAATTTCAATGCTTGTATTGAAATGCATGAAGACCGTCTCAACGTGAATGACACAGATACCTCTATCGCATTTCTACCACTTAGCCATATCTTTGAGCGTGCATGGACATACTACATGTTCTACAAAGGTGTAATCAATCACTATAACCTCTTCCCTACCAATATTAAGGAGACACTAGAGGAAATCCGCCCTACTTTGATATGTTCTGTACCAAGGCTGTATGAAAAAATCTACGGCACGGTATACGCTAAACTGGAAACAGCTTCGCCTGTAAAGAAAGCATTATTCAATTGGGCTGTCAATACAGGTAAAAAGGTAGTTGCTACTAAGCAAAAAGGGCAAACACCTTCCGGCTTCCTGAATATGCAATACAACTTGGCTGATAAGTTGGTATTGAGTAAAATCAGAATTGCAACAGGCTTGGAGAACGCCAAATTCCTGCCATGTGCCGGTTCAAAACTTTCAGAAGAAATTAACTATTTCCTTCATGCGATTGGCTTCAACCTGAAGTACGGATATGGCTTGAGCGAAACTTGTGCTACTGTATCTTGCTTTGATGACCACAACTACCGCCTAGGTACTGTTGGTATGCCATTGAAAGGTATTGAGATCAAGTTGGGTGAGAACAATGAGATTCTTGTCAAGTCCCCTACCATTATGCGTGGTTATTACAACAAGCCTGAAGCTACTGCTGAAGTTTTTGAAGGGGAATGGTTCCGTACAGGTGATGCTGGAGAAATTGATGAAAAAGGAAACCTGATTTTTATAGAACGCCTTAAAGACTTGATGAAAACAGCAGGTGGTAAATACATTGCTCCACAAGTAGTAGAAACAACGATTGGTAGCGACCAGTATGTGGAACAGATAGCCATCATTGGTGATGAAAGAAAGTTTGTTTCAGCCTTGATCGTCCCTGCCTTTGAAACATTGGAATCTTACGCTAAAGAAGCTGGCATTGCATTCAAAGACAGGGTTGAGTTAATCAGAAATGCGGAAGTCATCAAGCTATTTGAGAACCGTATCAATGATCTACAGAAAAACCTTGCAAGGTTCGAACAGGTAAAGAAATTCACACTTCTACCAAAAGAGTTTACCATCGAGAATGGTGAAATTACTCCTACGCTAAAGATTAGACGTAAGACAATCTTACAGAATTTTTCTTCAGAAATTGAAGCGATGTATATCTAA
- a CDS encoding saccharopine dehydrogenase family protein yields the protein MAKVLIIGAGGVGNVVAHKCAMVPEVFEEITLASRTVSKCEAIAAEVKKRTGRDIATHQVDADNVPELVALINNVKPDLVINVALPYQDLPIMDACLETKVHYLDTANYEPKDEAKFEYSWQWAYQDKFKEAGITAILGCGFDPGVTGVYTSYAAKHHFDEIHYLDIVDCNAGDHGKAFATNFNPEINIREITQKGKYWEDGKWVEIDAMSIHKPIDYPNIGERESYLLYHEELESLVKNYPTIKRARFWMTFGQEYIKHLTVLQNVGMTSIEPIKFQGQDIVPLEFLKALLPEPSSLGENYVGETSIGCQIKGIKDGKEKTYYVWNNCKHQHAWDEVGGQGVAYTTGVPAMLGAKMFLEGKWDNGAGVFNVEQFNPDPFMEEIGKYGLPWEETENVEFPHEY from the coding sequence ATGGCAAAAGTTTTAATCATCGGGGCTGGTGGCGTCGGAAACGTCGTGGCACACAAATGTGCGATGGTCCCTGAAGTGTTCGAGGAGATCACATTGGCGAGCCGTACTGTTTCAAAGTGCGAAGCGATTGCAGCCGAAGTCAAAAAAAGAACAGGTCGTGACATTGCAACACATCAAGTGGATGCGGACAATGTGCCTGAACTGGTAGCCCTGATTAATAACGTTAAACCAGACTTGGTGATCAACGTAGCACTTCCTTACCAGGATTTGCCGATCATGGACGCATGTCTGGAAACGAAAGTACATTATTTGGACACTGCCAATTACGAGCCTAAAGATGAGGCGAAGTTTGAGTACAGCTGGCAGTGGGCTTATCAGGATAAATTCAAGGAGGCAGGTATCACAGCTATTCTTGGTTGTGGATTTGATCCGGGCGTAACTGGCGTATATACGTCATATGCAGCCAAGCACCATTTTGATGAGATCCATTACTTGGATATCGTGGACTGTAATGCTGGTGATCACGGAAAAGCATTTGCAACCAACTTCAACCCTGAGATCAATATCCGTGAGATCACACAGAAGGGTAAGTATTGGGAAGATGGTAAATGGGTAGAAATTGACGCTATGTCAATTCATAAGCCAATCGACTATCCTAATATTGGTGAGAGAGAGTCTTACTTGCTTTACCATGAAGAGTTGGAGTCATTGGTGAAAAATTACCCAACGATCAAGCGTGCCCGTTTCTGGATGACGTTTGGACAGGAGTATATCAAGCACCTAACAGTACTTCAGAACGTAGGCATGACAAGCATCGAGCCTATCAAGTTCCAAGGTCAGGACATCGTTCCTTTGGAATTCCTGAAGGCATTGCTTCCTGAGCCATCTTCATTGGGTGAAAACTACGTAGGGGAGACTTCTATTGGCTGTCAGATCAAAGGTATCAAAGACGGTAAGGAGAAAACTTACTACGTATGGAACAACTGCAAGCACCAACACGCTTGGGATGAAGTAGGTGGTCAAGGTGTTGCCTATACTACTGGTGTTCCTGCTATGCTAGGTGCAAAAATGTTCCTGGAAGGCAAATGGGATAATGGTGCAGGTGTATTCAACGTAGAGCAATTCAACCCAGATCCATTTATGGAAGAGATCGGCAAGTACGGTCTGCCTTGGGAAGAGACAGAGAACGTAGAATTCCCTCATGAATATTAA
- a CDS encoding lysophospholipid acyltransferase family protein, with translation MAIINKPDLQAATGNRMNNVTAELVMRLLKLRKFNKLYDKLTAEQGVELIESILKEMNVKCDFRDEDLKHIPKSGPFIVVANHPFGLLDGIILLHLIRKVRPDFKVMANFLLHRVEPLKEFFIPVNPFAQKGSVVSKKGIRDALQHLKDGYPLGIFPAGEVSTYQSMKGGVQDKAWEIPAIKLIKHAEVPVVPVYFDGKNSLLFHLLGKLHPSLRTARLPAEFLGKKNKKIKVRIGSPISVKEQLELGDVYKFGRYLRARVYVQGSALRKKQQHIRPNLAVLKRAKTIIAPIPKAILKQEVDKLRELGMCYHKHQDIEIYVAPYANIPNLITEIGRLREITFREVGEGTNLAVDLDRYDTKYEHLFLWHNKEQKVIGAYRLGRGKVLSEKKGVKGFYTNTLFEMNKKLLPILEQSVELGRSFVIKEYQQHPMPLFLLWRGILIFLLKNPEYKYLVGPVSISNDYSTVSKSYIIAFIMKYFYNNELAKLVKPRTGYKVDFRHSDYEILLEKAKDILSFDKLITEIEPNRFHIPPLLKQYIKLNAKIISFNMDPKFNNSLDGLILLDLKEVPEQTMEKLKSEIAKN, from the coding sequence ATGGCAATAATCAACAAACCTGACTTGCAGGCAGCCACCGGCAACAGGATGAACAACGTAACAGCAGAGCTTGTCATGAGACTGCTAAAACTGCGAAAGTTCAACAAACTATACGATAAACTGACTGCTGAGCAGGGAGTAGAACTTATTGAAAGTATTTTGAAGGAAATGAATGTGAAATGCGATTTCAGGGATGAAGACCTGAAGCATATTCCCAAGTCAGGACCTTTTATTGTCGTAGCAAACCATCCATTTGGCTTACTTGATGGAATTATACTGCTCCATCTGATCAGGAAGGTTAGACCTGACTTTAAAGTAATGGCTAATTTCCTTTTGCATAGGGTTGAACCTTTAAAAGAGTTCTTTATACCGGTCAATCCATTTGCACAGAAAGGAAGTGTAGTAAGCAAGAAGGGCATTCGTGATGCCTTACAGCATTTGAAGGATGGATATCCGTTGGGAATTTTCCCTGCCGGAGAAGTTTCTACCTATCAAAGTATGAAAGGCGGTGTACAGGACAAGGCTTGGGAAATACCAGCCATAAAGCTGATCAAGCATGCCGAAGTGCCTGTAGTACCAGTTTATTTTGATGGGAAAAACAGTTTACTCTTCCACTTGCTAGGGAAGTTACACCCTTCCTTGAGGACAGCTCGATTGCCGGCGGAGTTTTTGGGAAAGAAGAATAAGAAGATAAAGGTTAGAATTGGATCGCCTATTTCTGTCAAAGAGCAACTGGAGTTGGGAGATGTGTATAAGTTTGGTCGTTATCTGCGTGCAAGGGTATATGTTCAAGGTAGTGCCCTTCGTAAAAAGCAACAACATATAAGACCAAACCTTGCTGTGTTGAAGCGTGCTAAGACCATTATAGCACCTATTCCAAAAGCAATCCTGAAGCAGGAAGTTGATAAGTTGAGGGAGCTAGGGATGTGTTACCATAAACATCAGGATATTGAGATTTATGTCGCACCATATGCCAATATTCCTAACCTGATAACGGAAATCGGTAGACTTAGGGAGATTACCTTCCGAGAGGTAGGAGAGGGTACCAACCTTGCAGTGGACTTGGATAGGTATGATACAAAGTATGAACACCTTTTCCTTTGGCATAATAAGGAGCAGAAAGTGATTGGAGCCTATAGGCTTGGCAGGGGAAAGGTATTGTCAGAAAAGAAAGGCGTAAAAGGGTTTTATACCAATACCCTTTTTGAGATGAACAAGAAGTTGCTGCCAATACTTGAGCAGTCAGTGGAGCTTGGGCGTTCCTTTGTAATCAAGGAGTACCAGCAGCACCCAATGCCTTTGTTTTTATTGTGGAGAGGTATTTTGATCTTCCTTTTGAAAAACCCTGAGTACAAATACTTGGTGGGACCTGTCAGTATCAGCAATGACTACTCAACGGTTTCGAAGAGCTATATCATAGCCTTTATCATGAAGTACTTTTACAATAATGAACTGGCAAAACTGGTGAAGCCAAGGACAGGTTATAAGGTGGATTTCAGGCATTCGGATTATGAAATTCTATTGGAGAAAGCCAAGGATATCCTGAGCTTTGATAAGTTGATCACTGAGATTGAACCAAACCGTTTCCATATTCCACCATTGCTGAAGCAATATATTAAGCTGAATGCCAAGATTATCAGTTTTAATATGGACCCCAAGTTCAATAATTCCTTGGATGGACTGATACTTTTGGACCTCAAAGAAGTGCCAGAACAAACAATGGAAAAACTGAAAAGTGAGATTGCTAAGAACTAG
- a CDS encoding LEA type 2 family protein — protein sequence MKRNFTFFLIFATLMLSMTSCGVKEPEFRSIRNVEMISLEDGNILLKADADIYNPNGVSLTIKEIHVDVMVNDELIGTVDQFLEREMPKKDEVALPLEVKFPPKLLFSNFLTGLMNMATGQDFEINYVGYVKTKAMGISFTVPVKSKQKIKLNS from the coding sequence ATGAAGCGTAACTTCACCTTTTTCCTTATTTTCGCAACCCTGATGCTATCAATGACATCATGTGGTGTAAAAGAACCTGAATTCAGATCTATCAGAAATGTTGAAATGATTTCATTGGAAGATGGCAACATTCTCCTGAAAGCAGATGCTGATATCTACAACCCAAATGGTGTTTCATTGACGATCAAAGAAATTCATGTTGACGTGATGGTTAACGACGAACTGATCGGAACAGTTGATCAATTCCTTGAGCGAGAAATGCCCAAAAAAGATGAAGTGGCTCTCCCATTGGAAGTAAAGTTCCCACCTAAGTTACTATTCAGCAATTTCCTGACAGGACTGATGAATATGGCTACAGGACAGGACTTCGAAATCAACTATGTAGGCTATGTAAAAACTAAAGCGATGGGTATCAGCTTTACGGTACCTGTTAAGTCGAAACAAAAAATAAAACTGAACTCTTAA